DNA from Bacteroidota bacterium:
GATCATGTTGATGTTCAGGTTCTCAGCTTTGAACGTAAGGGCGGCCTGGTTGTCACCAAGGCTGGCCAGCGTAGACGCGATGGTCTCGATAGCTGTGTCGATGTTGCCCAGTGTTGTGTTGGCTGAGTTGGCTGAAGATACGCTTACAGCCGCTGAGCCTACGCTCAATGCGCCAGTTGAAAGTGCACCAACAGTTACAGAGAATGTATCTGAATCTGCAGATCCAACCTGGAAGCTGAATGCGCCTGTGGTGAATACAGATACGCCGTTAAACGTAGAGCTGCTCACGATTGAGTTGATCTCTGTAGACAGGGCGTTCAGCTGGTTGTCGATCAAACGACGCTCAAAGCTACCCAGTGTGTCATTGGCACCCTGGATTACTTTTTCTTTCATCGTCATCAGGATTTCCTGAATCGTTGTCAGGCTGCCTTCTGCGATACCCAGCATAGCTTTGGCGTCGCCGATGTTGGCAAGTGCCTGAGCCTGTCCACGAACCCGAGATTCGAGTTTCATAGAGATTGAGAATCCAGCTGAATCATCTTCCGCAGCGTTGATGCGAGAACCAGTTGCAAGACGCAACTGACGCGTGCCGAGCTCTGAGTTTGATTTCTGCAGTTCAAAAAGAGACTGCATGGACTGGATGTTGGTGTTTACACGTGTCAAATCTCCAAATGCCATGATTCTTCCTCCGAATATTTAGGCTTGGTAGATGAATTTGCACAACGGGACTGGTGCGAACAATCCTGATGGCAATGGCGATCAGCTCGCCGGCAAGTAATGCGATCGGTTCGCATGCCTTGTGGGACAGGTATCGATCAGTAGTCCATACTTTCGTTTATGGCTTCTCTAAGGCCGTAATCGAACTATACAATGTGTCGAACATGGAATGACCTTCGGGTAACATTTTCCTAAACTGCTAGCGATTAGGAAATTGTGGGTGCTCTGGTCAAACGGCCTGTGATTCAAAAGCACTTGCTTTTCAAAACAATGGGCTGAAATACAGATTACCAGTGGTCAGTCTATGTGTGCGGTGTCAGGCTTTGTCAACAGCTGCTTAAGCGACCCGGAGGGTCATTCAGAAACGTGAGTTGTGGGACCTGGTCAACGCGGTGACTGTGTATTGGTATGGGTTTACAGGGATGGTAGATACCTGTGTGGTGTTGCCTGAAACTGTAAAAGGGTGCACATTTACTGGAATTCGTGGTTGCATCAGCCAAAGCTTTGCTCACTATGAATGGGTGGTAGAATGTGCCGACCATCTACAGGTCAAGCGTGGGTTTTGGGTCCGGGTGACAACTCCTATCCGCGGCCGGCTTTTTACAGATCGGTTATCGCGTCGACTCTGATCGCAGGAATTATCTGCCCTGGACTCTATATCGTCGGATGGGATGACGACTAAAGGCAGTGCTTAAAAAATTGATTGGTTTTTTTGGAATCGCCGAATTTGGGGAGTGTTGAATGCCGAGTGAAAGTGGCCTTCAAAATTCGGAATTCTTTTTCGATCTCTATTTGATTGGGTATCCGCGGGGATGGCTGGTGACTTCGCCGGGCAGCATGAGGAAGGGGCTGCGAAGTACGCAACGCCGCGTGGACACACCCCGCTCACGACTGCATCCTGACCGCTCCTCTCGAGAGAGGCGGTTGCCTGGACTTGATAGTTGGCAATAGAGGAATCATTCCATAGCCATACAAAGGACTTATGGATTCAAGTTCAGGGCGCCGGATTCTGTCAGTTTGCGGGCTTCCTCGATTTCGCCTTCGCGGATGCAGAGGGCGACCAGGCGCCGGCGGAGGAGTTCGTTGCGGGGTTGCTTGGCATAAACCCGGCGGTAAATGGGCAGGGCTTTGCCCGACCAGCCCTGCTGCACCAGCGTTTGCAACAACGCATCTGTAAATTCGAGTGTGTTGCTGCCGGCCAAAAGCGCTGCGGCTTCTGCTGCATCGTCGGGCTGACGCCGGTAAAGGGCCAGCCTGAACCAGTCTTCCTGCAAGCCGGTTGGCATTGTTTTGACACCTTTGGGGTACGCAATGCGCAAGTGTTTGTCCACTTCATCCCACGCTTTCAACCGCCACTGGCACGATGCCGCGCAACGGTGGATTTCTTTTTTCGACAGACCATGATCCCAACCCGCGGTCCGGCTTGATACTTTGGTGCCCATGAGATACGCATAAGCCGCTTCGTATTTGTGTCGTGCCATCATCACTTCAATTTTGATGCAATGGGCTATCCACTGATTGGGGAAAATAGCCAGCGACTGATCAGCCAGTTTTATGGCTTGCTCACTTTTGCCGGCTTGCCACATCGATACGGCAAGTCCCGTCTTCAACTCTGCTTTCTCAGCATCAGCCATGTTGCTGCCGGTGTTCAGAATCATGCGCAAGGAGCGCGCACGGGGATCTGCCATCTTTTGTTGCAAAGCGGTCAGCGGCGTTGCCGGCTGTTTAGACTTTTTTGGTGCTGTGCCCGGCGGTACTACAGGGATTTTGTAGTTTGCCAGAAAGGAATGCTGGGGCTCAAGAGAAAGAGAGTTGATCATGACGGTATGTGCTATCAATAGGGCCGGAGAATCCCGGGCATAAAGCCAGGTTGACGTGCTACAAAAAACCTAGATGAAATTCAGTAACGTGGTTTCCTGGAGAACTGTGGCTGTGAGCTGCAACGATGTTTGCAAATTTGTTTGTGCGCGCTGGAAGTCGAGTAATGCAGCTGCAAGATCAACTTCTTCTACATCCGAGCGCTGACGGGCAACAGCAATCGACGCCTCAGCCAACTGGCTTTCAGAAAGGTCGAGGCGGTTTACCACACTGCCTACTTCTGATCCCAGGTTAATAAAGTGGTCGCGGCTGGCTTCAATACGATCGATACCCGTTTTCATGGCATCAAGGTCATTGGCGCGCAAGGCATCAATCATGTTCTGGATGCTTTCAGTTGCTGTAAAGTCAGCTGCGCCGTCTCTGTCCTGGTCGACGCTAATGGCACGTGTGCCGTCGATATTGATATCAAGGTTAGCGTCCGGGCCGATCTGACGTTCCACCGCATCGCCATTGCCATAATACACCACATTTGCGGCGTCACTTGCCGGATCTGCAGCGTCGAAGTCAAAAGGTTTTACACCGGTACGAGTACCAGAGTAGAGGTATTCTTCGCCGGCTTTTGAGTTTAGCAGCTCAACAACGTTCTCCATAAGCCCTTCCAGTGCCGTTGCAATTTCATCGCGTTCAGATTCGGTAAGCGTTGAGTTGGTGGAGCGGACACCCAGGTCATAGGCTTCAGCAAACACATCGGTAACGAGGTCGAGGTTCTCCTGCGTATGATCGAGCCAGGCGCGCGCATCGGTAATTGCCCGGTTGTATTGCTCATAGCGCTGTTCGAGTACTTCCAGTTGACGGGCTTTCTGGAACGAGCTTGCGTCATCCGAAGGGCGGTTTACGCGTCGGCCGGTGCTCAGGCGCTCCTGGGTCTGCGCAAGCTCCCGCAATTTCGGATTCAGGCTATCTGTAATAGAAGCCTGAGACAGGCTTGTTGCGCGTGAAAGAGGAGTAGAGTCCATGATGATTTCTTGTTTTGGTCAGGCGCAAACAGGCCTGCAGGAATTGCGATTGATAAGATGCCGTCAGGTGGCCAGTTTAGAGAGCCCGCAGGGTAGACGGCCAATAAGGTCGAGCAGCCAATAAGGCCACAGCCGGTTAGATTGACAGTAGCGTATCGAACATGCTCTGTGCTGTATTCAGCACGCGGGCAGCTGCGGCAAAGGACTGTTGGAACTGGATGAGGTTGGTTAATTCCTCATTCACTGAAACGCCGGACGCCCCGCGCTCGAGTGCATCCAGATAGTTTACAACTGCCTGGTGGCCTTCATACTGCGCATTGGCAGACTCGAGCTGGCTCCCGACATTGCTTACAATCGAGATTGAGAAGTTTTCGAATGTTTGGTCGCTCAGCGTTACTTGCGTAGCGGTGCGCTCACCGAGAATGGCGGCTGCAATGTCGTTGTCGCCCGTAGCTGTTGCATCCGGGTTATCTGAGGCTGCGATGAACCGCGCTTCAGAAATATCACCAGAAATGGCGATGGTGCCGGCTGCCGTACCGGTTGGGTCGAAGAAGTTGCGGCCGGTATTGCCATCAAGCCCAAACCCGCCCGCGTGCAGGGTGTTAATGCGGTCAACCAGCGAAGCTGCAAGCGTATCGAGGTTTTGCCGCGTGTCTGCCATCGTCGAGTTGATGGTGCGAAGCAGGGCGCCGATGCGTCCATCATCCCCTGCTGGCGCATTGTAGCTGAGGCCAGAAGTTTCGTACGTGAGGGTTGGCGGATTGCCAAGCGTGTCGAGTGTGAGGGGCTCAAAGTCGCGCCCTTGCACAACGGTTACGCTGTTTACGGTGATGTGGTATGTTTCCAGTTCGGTCACTTCCACATTGATCGGCGCCAGTTCCGAAAGGTCGGAAACAAGCCGTGCCCGCTCATCTTCTGCGATGAGGTCTGGCGCATTGTTGGCCCGGGCAGCCTGGATACCCACATTGAGTTCAGCAACGCGTTGTAGCTTGGTATTGAATTCTGTAACTGCAGCGTCAAGGTCATCAACGATCTGTGCATTCAGGCGGTCGAGATCACCTCCAACACGGTTTAACGTGCCGGCAAGGGCATTCCCACGTGCAAGCAGGGTTTGCCGGACACCGATATCTTCAGGATTACTGGCCAGGTCGCTCCACGCGTTCCAGAATCGATTCAGCACATCGGACAGCGAACCGTCTACGTTGACGGGCAAGAGGTTTTCTACCGCAGAAAGCAACCGGGATTCTTCATCAGCTGCACCGAGGCCGGCCCGGGCTTCCCATGCGGAAGAGGCAAGCAGGTGGTCGCGGATGCTGTCAATGCTCTGTACGGAAACGCCCAGGCCAAGGCTTGTATTGTTTGGAACCTGGATCTGGACGCCGTTGCTGGTAATGGCGTCTGACTGTAAGGAAACCCGC
Protein-coding regions in this window:
- a CDS encoding flagellin, translated to MDSTPLSRATSLSQASITDSLNPKLRELAQTQERLSTGRRVNRPSDDASSFQKARQLEVLEQRYEQYNRAITDARAWLDHTQENLDLVTDVFAEAYDLGVRSTNSTLTESERDEIATALEGLMENVVELLNSKAGEEYLYSGTRTGVKPFDFDAADPASDAANVVYYGNGDAVERQIGPDANLDINIDGTRAISVDQDRDGAADFTATESIQNMIDALRANDLDAMKTGIDRIEASRDHFINLGSEVGSVVNRLDLSESQLAEASIAVARQRSDVEEVDLAAALLDFQRAQTNLQTSLQLTATVLQETTLLNFI
- the flgK gene encoding flagellar hook-associated protein FlgK, producing MSINQLIELTRRSFEASTAAINTIGQNIANEQTEGYRRRRVSLQSDAITSNGVQIQVPNNTSLGLGVSVQSIDSIRDHLLASSAWEARAGLGAADEESRLLSAVENLLPVNVDGSLSDVLNRFWNAWSDLASNPEDIGVRQTLLARGNALAGTLNRVGGDLDRLNAQIVDDLDAAVTEFNTKLQRVAELNVGIQAARANNAPDLIAEDERARLVSDLSELAPINVEVTELETYHITVNSVTVVQGRDFEPLTLDTLGNPPTLTYETSGLSYNAPAGDDGRIGALLRTINSTMADTRQNLDTLAASLVDRINTLHAGGFGLDGNTGRNFFDPTGTAAGTIAISGDISEARFIAASDNPDATATGDNDIAAAILGERTATQVTLSDQTFENFSISIVSNVGSQLESANAQYEGHQAVVNYLDALERGASGVSVNEELTNLIQFQQSFAAAARVLNTAQSMFDTLLSI
- a CDS encoding flagellin: MAFGDLTRVNTNIQSMQSLFELQKSNSELGTRQLRLATGSRINAAEDDSAGFSISMKLESRVRGQAQALANIGDAKAMLGIAEGSLTTIQEILMTMKEKVIQGANDTLGSFERRLIDNQLNALSTEINSIVSSSTFNGVSVFTTGAFSFQVGSADSDTFSVTVGALSTGALSVGSAAVSVSSANSANTTLGNIDTAIETIASTLASLGDNQAALTFKAENLNINMINQEAARSRISDADFAKEQIEIVKLQILQQTGVAAISQANLAPQVVLSLL